Proteins encoded together in one Oceanobacillus iheyensis HTE831 window:
- the qcrB gene encoding menaquinol-cytochrome c reductase cytochrome b subunit, whose amino-acid sequence MLQKIYDWIDDRIDITPIWRDIADHEVPEHVNPAHHFSAFVYCFGGLTFFVVVIQILSGMFLTMYYVPDIENAWKSVYYLQTEVAHGQIVRGMHHWGASVVIVMLLLHTLRVFFQGAYKKPRELNWMVGVLIFFVMLGLGFTGYLLPWDNKAYFATQVGLEIAEQVPFIGEQLKTLLAGDATIVGAQTLTRFFAIHVFFLPGALFALLAVHFILIRRQGISGPL is encoded by the coding sequence ATGTTACAAAAGATTTATGATTGGATCGACGATCGCATTGATATTACGCCGATATGGCGCGATATCGCTGATCACGAAGTGCCGGAACATGTTAATCCTGCACATCATTTTTCCGCATTTGTTTACTGTTTCGGAGGATTAACATTTTTCGTAGTAGTCATTCAAATTTTATCTGGTATGTTCTTAACAATGTATTATGTTCCAGATATTGAGAATGCATGGAAATCTGTTTATTACTTGCAAACAGAAGTTGCACATGGACAAATTGTACGTGGGATGCACCACTGGGGTGCCAGTGTTGTTATCGTAATGCTATTACTACATACTTTACGTGTGTTTTTCCAAGGTGCATACAAGAAGCCACGTGAACTTAACTGGATGGTCGGAGTGCTTATATTCTTTGTAATGTTAGGCTTAGGTTTTACAGGTTACTTATTACCATGGGATAACAAAGCATACTTCGCAACTCAGGTTGGTCTAGAAATTGCAGAACAAGTACCGTTTATTGGAGAACAATTAAAAACATTGCTAGCTGGAGATGCAACGATTGTAGGAGCGCAAACATTAACTAGGTTCTTTGCAATCCACGTATTCTTCTTACCAGGTGCATTATTTGCACTATTAGCAGTTCACTTTATTCTAATCCGTAGACAAGGTATTTCCGGACCACTATAA
- a CDS encoding ubiquinol-cytochrome c reductase iron-sulfur subunit gives MSDEKQQVSRRQFLNYTLTGVGGFMAAGLLISPVRMAIDPVLKSTEGGDMANVGLAVDDITSDPQRIDWTIDQVDGWYESEVNRSAWVYRNDNDEIVAFSPVCKHLGCVVSWEGNDSYPNEFFCPCHNGRYYKDGRNVPGTPPLQPLDVYEQEVRDGMLFLGEAKPYGEA, from the coding sequence GTATCCCGAAGACAGTTTCTAAACTATACACTTACTGGTGTAGGGGGTTTTATGGCAGCAGGTTTGCTTATTTCTCCAGTAAGAATGGCAATCGATCCAGTCTTAAAAAGCACTGAAGGCGGAGACATGGCCAATGTTGGTTTAGCTGTCGATGATATCACATCTGATCCACAACGTATCGATTGGACTATTGATCAAGTAGATGGTTGGTATGAATCAGAAGTAAATCGCTCAGCATGGGTATATCGAAATGATAATGATGAAATTGTAGCTTTTTCCCCAGTTTGTAAGCATTTAGGTTGTGTAGTTTCATGGGAAGGTAATGACAGTTATCCAAATGAATTTTTCTGTCCTTGCCATAACGGTCGTTACTACAAAGATGGTAGGAACGTACCTGGTACACCACCATTACAACCATTAGATGTTTATGAACAGGAAGTAAGGGATGGCATGCTATTCCTAGGCGAAGCAAAACCATACGGGGAGGCGTAA